A window from Drosophila kikkawai strain 14028-0561.14 chromosome 2L, DkikHiC1v2, whole genome shotgun sequence encodes these proteins:
- the nub gene encoding protein nubbin isoform X3 — protein sequence MVMSELRWHTASPEDNNNSLKRDLLKSTPTSAREAAVHIMQNRYISRLSRSPSPLQSNASDCDDNNSSVGTSSDRCRSPLSPALSLTHQQAKRQLLMQPHPAHHHHHHTAHHLNHLNHHQYKQEEDYEDANGGALNLTSDNSRHSTQSPANSVKSANASSPVPAVISVPSPVAPMISPVLPPSTVGGGAERVVGMGGGVTPPTSMAAAAAAAAAAVATSMASGGGISPLLALPGMSSPQAQLAAAGLGLNNPLLTGSLSPQDFAQFQQLLQQRQLALTQQFNSYMELLRSGSLGLAQDDPALTAQVAAAQFLMQSQLQALSQASQQLQALQKQQQRQQEEPLQLNHHHKMGQQQQQQLQQPRSSTPHSAVRSPIAIRSPASSPHQMGHHHPLQITPPSSAASLKLSGMLTPSTPTSGTQMQNTPSTPQPKTVASAAAARAAGEPSPEETTDLEELEQFAKTFKQRRIKLGFTQGDVGLAMGKLYGNDFSQTTISRFEALNLSFKNMCKLKPLLQKWLDDADRTIQATGGVFDPAALQATVSTPEIIGRRRKKRTSIETTIRGALEKAFMANQKPTSEEISQLADRLGMEKEVVRVWFCNRRQKEKRINPSLDSPTGVDDEESPYMMH from the exons ATATCAGTCGCCTGTCGCGCTCCCCGTCGCCACTGCAATCGAATG CTTCCGATTGCGATGACAATAACTCCAGTGTGGGCACCTCCAGCGATCGCTGCCGATCTCCGCTGAGTCCTGCCTTGTCCCTGACCCACCAGCAGGCCAAGCGCCAGCTGCTGATGCAGCCCCATCCGGCCCACCATCATCACCACCATACAGCGCACCATCTGAACCACCTGAATCACCATCAGTACAAGCAGGAGGAGGACTATGAGGATGCCAATGGCGGTGCCCTGAACCTGACCAGCGACAATAGCCGTCACAGCACTCAGTCACCGGCGAATTCGGTGAAATCGGCAAATGCCTCCTCACCAGTGCCGGCGGTTATATCAGTGCCCTCGCCAGTGGCGCCCATGATCTCGCCAGTTCTGCCACCGTCCACAGTAGGGGGAGGAGCAGAAAGAGTTGTTGGTATGGGAGGTGGCGTCACTCCACCCACTTCAAtggcagccgcagcagcagctgccgccgctgccgtgGCCACGTCAATGGCTTCTGGTGGCGGAATCTCCCCACTTCTAGCCCTACCGGGCATGTCCTCGCCACAGGCACAACTGGCGGCCGCTGGTCTCGGTCTCAACAATCCCCTGCTGACGGGCTCCCTGTCGCCTCAGGACTTTGCCCAGTTCCAGCAGTTGCTGCAGCAGCGCCAGCTGGCCCTGACCCAGCAGTTCAACAGCTATATGGAGCTGCTGAGGAGTGGATCGCTGGGTTTGGCCCAGGACGATCCGGCACTGACCGCTCAGGTGGCCGCCGCCCAGTTCCTAATGCAGAGCCAGCTGCAGGCCTTGAGTCAGGCCTCGCAGCAGTTGCAGGCTctgcagaagcagcagcagcgccagcaggaGGAGCCGCTGCAGCTAAACCATCACCACAAGAtgggacagcagcagcaacagcagctccaGCAACCCCGAAGCTCCACGCCGCACTCGGCGGTGCGCAGTCCCATTGCTATCCGCAGTCCCGCCAGCTCGCCCCACCAGATGGGACACCATCATCCCCTCCAGATTACGCCGCCCAGCTCGGCAGCCAGCCTCAAGTTGAGTGGCATGCTGACACCCAGTACTCCTACCAGTGGCACCCAAATGCAAAACACACCGAGTACTCCGCAGCCCAAGACTGTTGCCAGTGCAGCGGCTGCCCGGGCGGCGGGTGAACCCTCGCCAGAGGAGACCACTGACCtcgaggagctggagcagttTGCCAAGACCTTCAAGCAGCGCAGGATCAAGCTGGGCTTCACCCAGGGCGATGTGGGTCTGGCCATGGGCAAACTCTATGGCAATGACTTCTCACAGACCACCATTTCACGCTTCGAGGCCCTCAATCTGAGCTTCAAGAACATGTGCAAGCTGAAGCCGCTGCTCCAGAAGTGGCTGGACGATGCCGATCGCACCATCCAGGCCACCGGCGGTGTCTTCGATCCTGCTGCTCTCCAGGCCACCGTGAGTACGCCCGAGATTATTGGTCGTCGGCGCAAGAAGCGCACTTCGATTGAGACCACCATTCGCGGTGCCCTCGAGAAGGCGTTCATGGCCAACCAGAAGCCCACCTCCGAGGAGATCAGTCAGCTGGCGGATCGTTTGGGTATGGAGAAGGAAGTGGTGCGTGTGTGGTTCTGCAATCGCCGCCAGAAGGAGAAGCGCATCAATCCCTCCCTGGACAGTCCGACGGGCGTTGATGATGAGGAGTCGCCCTACATGATGCACTAA